Part of the Woronichinia naegeliana WA131 genome, ACATCGATCATGCTATTAACAGGGATTTTGTCGGCGGTGGGTAGCGTGGTGTTTGCTGATGTGCCAGAATCAGTTATTTCCTTATTGGAATCGATGGCGGCGGGAGCGATGTTAACCGTGATTGCAGAGACGATGGTGCCAGAAGCCTATGGTAAGGGAGGTTCCATTGTGGGATTATCGAATTTACTGGGCTTTCTTGCCATTATTGTGATAAAAAGCCTGGAATAATTGTAGAAATTAGTGGTTAGTATTAATGTCCATCAAGCTCGATTTTAGTTACTGTGAATTCCAAAAAAAAGCAAAGGGAATCGCCCTTTTTTTATTAACATTGGCTTTGGTCGTTTGTTGGGAAATGTCATCACCTGCCCAGCCTTCTCTTTCTCCTTCAACAACCCGTTTTACTTTGGGGCAATCCAGTCCCCGAATTTTTTCCGTAGGGGACATTGAATTTGCCTCTGTGCATTTAGATGGATTTGCTTTATTTCAGATTGCTTCTCCACACTTTTCTCCCTCAGAAGCAGAGCTAAATGATAATTTATCGCCCATTCAAAGACGAGTTCAACGGATTGAAGCGAATCTCTATCATTTGGTTAATCTAGGCTTCGATCCCAAGACCCTAGATGTTAGGCCGTCTATTCTGAATAACTTAACGGTGATTGTTGCTTCTGATAACGCGGATTTAGCCCAGCAGGTTATTCTCACGGTGACTGAAATCGATGCCCAAATTGATCCGTCTTCGGTGGAGGAGTTGGCGCAAAGATGGAGTCAAATTATTCATACCGCCTTGATTGAAGCTCAACAAACTCGTCAGCCCGAAGCTCGCAAACGTCAAATTCTTACGGTGACAGCGATCGCCTTGGGCATGGTTTTACTCAGTGTATTATTAATGCGATCGCAAAAGTTCTTGAAAAAACGTTTTCGTACTTTTCAAAAAAAACTAAAGGAAGAAATTGCATCGGTATCAGATCGTCCATCCCAGGGAGAAAGCTTGAATGGCAATCTATTCCCCCAACCCCAGACTCTTTTGGCCGCTTTTCGCAAACAAGCCAACCTCCAGCAAAAGTTAACACTGAATATTTGGCTCAGAAGACTCGAACGCATAGGGCTATTGTCCATTTGGTTTGGGGGAATAACGATGATTTTGTATGTATTTCCCGAAACTCGCTTAGGAGGACGGAGTTTATTATTGATTCCGTTACGAATTTTTATTATTTGGCTAGTTTTAACTTTTATGAGCCTTTTAGTCAATTTTTATGTCAATTACAAATTGCAAGAATGGGTTGAAGAAGCCGATCTTTTTTCCGAGAACTACCAACGACGACTCCTGCGAGTTCCTACCCTATTAGACGTTTCACGAGGAATGATTAGCTTTTCGTGCTGGTGTCTCGGAATTATCTGGTTTTTGGCTTGGAAGGGGGCTTTTCCCAGTTCTTTGCTGACAGGAGCGGGTTTAATTGGTGCGGCTCTGACTTTCGCATTTCAGAATTTATTAAAAGATTGGATCAATGGCATTCTCATTATTACGGAAGATCAATATGCGGTCGGTGATATGTTGGAATTTCAAGGATTCATAGGAATAGTGGAGAATATGAGTCTGCGAGCGACCCAAATTCGCCTTGGCACGGACGGACGCTTGATTACGATTCCCCACAACCAAATACTTGTCGCCCACAATCTCAGTAAAGATTGGTCGCGGGTCAATTTCATGATTGAAGTTGCCTATGATACCGAAGTCAATTCTGCGATCGCGTTAATGGGAGAAGTTGCCCAAAAAATGGCAGTTGATCCCCAATGGCAAGAAGATATTTTAGAACCCGTTAGCGTTATTGGGGTAAACCAGGTTTCCCATGCAGGGATTGAATTAATGATGCGAATTACGGTTAAAAGACTGCGCCAATGGGACGTAGAAAGAGAATTCCGCCGTCGTCTTAAGTTAACCTTTGATGAGCAGGGGATTCAAATCGGTATTCCCAAACAAACGCTTTCTTTCTCCGATCCCGACCTGAAAGAGAAATTTCCCCCAACGGATGCGATCGCGGATTAATTGATAATTGATAGTGAATAATGGATAATTATCCATTGTCAATTGTCCGTTAAAAATGCGATCGCTAAAGAAAAATTTGATTTCCAACTAGATTTTTATTGTTTTTATATTTACAATATTCGGTAATAATTTTTTGATGGCTTAAGCTATTTATCTCTCCTATGAAACAATCTTCTCCCCCCCCCCCCCCCCCGACTATCGCTAAAACCCTTGCCCTGAATGGGTTTGCGACTTTATCTTTGTTAGTTGTAACCCCTGCCCAAGCCATTACCGTGATTGATACAACCTCCAGTTGGAATGGTACGAGTACTATTCAGCCTTTCGGTGGTAATGGTGCAACCGCGACCTATGGTCAAACCTTTACAACCCCTACCGTTGAGAATGTTTTGAATTCCTTTTCCTTTATTTTAGGGAATACTCTGAACGGAAACCCAATCACCTTTCAGGGCTATGTGGCCCAGTGGGACGGAGCGAAGGCAACAGGCCCCATCCTTTATCAGAGTGCGGATCAGACTTATAGTGGAGGCGGGTTTCAAACCTACACTTTTAATACGGGTTCCCTCGCTCTCACCCCAGACCAAAAATACGTTCTTTTCCTGAATGCGTCTAGCTCCTTTGCTACGTCAGGTAACACACAACAAGCTTTGATCTTTGGTAGTGGAACCTATTCGGGCGGTGATTTTGTGTTTTACAACAATGGTGCTAATTTTGGGGCATTGACAACCACAAACTGGGACGGTCAAGAAGGTTCTCGTGGCGATGCAGCCTTTACAGCTTCCTTTAGCTCGTCTGTCGCCGTACCTTGGGAAACGGATGCTCTACCCGTTTTTGGTAGTACGGTTCTCTTTGGTTTAGGCATTTGGGGTAAACGCAAACTTGCCCAAAAGAAAACCAACAAAAAAGACTAAAATCCTAACCACTGCAAAATTTACACCAAAATACCCCAACAAGCTCCTAATCGGTCAATTTTTCCTGAAGGAGCTTTTTTGCATTTTCAGAAATCCTTATTTTTTAAGCAGTTTATACTGACACATACTCCCAGCTTAATCGGAAATTGTAGCATTTTTCTTCGGATTCTAAAATAATCTACAGTGTGGACACATTGGAATAAAAATTAAAACTGTGATCGCCCTTAAAAACTTAATTTTCTTCCCAAAAATCTTCATTTAAAGTTGTTTCTACACTCTGAGAATAGGGACAGTGATCGGGAAAAGAAACCTGACGATATTCTTTGCGAACTGTTTTTAATGCTATTTCCCAAGCAACAATAAAGCTATCGTCCCATCTTGTTTTCAGACTCGGTGCCTCTCTGAGTAAAAGTTCTAAAGCATTACGTTGGTTGCGAATAGTACGTTCCCAACCATTATAGTCATCGGGAAGATCAACATAAAGACGTTTTAATAAATGCTCTAACAAAACCATTAGACGAGATATTAATTCCTTTTTTTGAGAAATCCCCAAGGATTCTACCTCCTCAATTAAATTGTCAATATCTAGGTTTTTAAAGTCACCGTTTTTGAGTTTGTTGACGGTATCTTCTACCCACAGTAAGATGTCTTGCTCATAGAGTGAAGTTGTCATAGTGATTCCTTAAAAAGACTATATAGATCACTGAAAACCCTTATAACTTCAACGCAGACGAAACGCGATCGCTTTTTTGAGGTAAATAGTGGATTTATGGGCCAATCGCCCAATTACCAATTTCTAGGCTCAAAATCGGGATTATTTAAAATCGAAACAGCCTCCCCCGCCTGAGCTAAAACAAATAAACCTTGACGATAGGCATATTTATCTGCTCCTTCTTCAATCTCAATGCCTGCAACGGCTCCATATAGTTGCTTCTGGGCATATTCAGGGAAAAATTCTCGAAATCGCCTGAGATCATCCATTAAATCTTTGACATCATTAACGCCCAAACTACTTTTCACTTCCACCACTAAAACATGATTTTCATTGGTTACAAGCACATCAATTTCTAGGGTTTGTCCATTCAAGCGTTTTTTCATCCGTTGACTGACTTGATGAACGGGAATTCCTCGCTTTAAAAAGAGAGTCTCACAGGCAGGAGCAACCATATTTTCCACAAAACGCCCCCATTTGCCTCCGAGATCGCCAATTTGTTTGTTAACCTCGCGGATTCTGCGATCTGTTTCCTGGGATTGTTCCCTGAGTAGGCGGTCAGTTTCTTGAGATTGTTCCTTTAATAGACGTTCTGTTTCTTGAAAACGTCGTTCTGTTTCTTTTTGGGCGGTGGTTAATTCGGCGAGTAATCGCCACACATCATCAGCAGTTGTTGTCATAATCTAAATTTCCATCAATTTTTCTACTTACAATTTTATCTTGTTAAAATGCGATCGCCCTTCCCTCTCTCACTTAGAACAAAAGCGATCGCCCTTCCCAAAAGAGAAAAAACGCGATCGCCCCCTTTCCGCCTCAAGCAGGTTAAAGATATCGTTACCAGAAAAATGGGTAAAAGCCTCGCCCTTCTAGAGCGACTTCCAGAGCAACTCAATGTTTTATCTGCAATCTTTTGTGATAAACTAGGGGAATGATAGTCAGAGAAGCCAAACTACTGAACGGAGCAAAAGAGCAATACCAATCTCTTGATGAAGCTATCCGTACCGCGCAATTTATCAGGAATAAAGCGGTCAGGTATTGGATGGATAATCAAGGGGTAGGTAAAGCCGATTTGTATGTGCTATGCAAAGAATTAGCCAAGGAATTTCCTTTTGCGAAAAAGTTAAATTCGGCGGCTCGTCAAGCTAGTGCGGAACGTGCTTGGGCTTCTATCTCTAGCTTCTACAGTCGTTGTAGAAAAGGAGAAAAGAAAAAAGGCTATCCCCAGTTTAAAAAACATTGTCGCTCTGTAGAATATAAAGTCTCAGGATGGAAACTATCTGATGATTGCATGAAAATTGCTTTCACTGATGGTTTTAATGCTGGCTCCTTTTCCCTATATTGCAACAAAGAAACGAGAGAAGACCTGTTTCGGCTAAAGATTAATCGGGTTCGAGTGGTGAGAAGAGCAGATGGGTATTATGCTCAGTTCTGCTTTGACGCTGACCGCAAAGAACAAGGGGAATATACCGGTAATGTTGTTGGTTTGGATTTGGGATTAAAATATTTCACCAAAGACCAAAACGATAATGCCGTAATCTATCCCCAGTTCTTAAGAAAATCTGAGCGTAAACTAAAAAAGGCTCAGAAACGATTAAGCAAAAAATTCGTGAAAGGGGCTAAACCCCAATCCAATAACTACGATAAAGCACGAAAAAGACTGGGTAAAACCCATCTTAAAATTCAACGCCAACGGAAAGATTGGGCAATTAAGCAAGCCCGAAACGTGGTGGCATCTAACGATGTCGTGGTGTATGAAGATTTAAAGGTGTCGAATATGGTCAAGAATCATCACTTGGCTAAGTCAATTTCTGATGCTAGTTGGTATCAATTCACCCAGTGGTTAGACTACTACGGGAAAATCTGGGACAAGGCAGTGGTGGCGGTTTCACCTCACTACACTTCTCAAGATTGTTCTAATTGTGGGCATCGGGCGAGAAAGTCGTTAAGTACCAGAACTCATTCTTGTCCCAATTGTGGAATAGAAATTTGTCGTGATACAAATGCGGCAATTAACATCCTTAAAAAGGGAATGGGAATTCTGGGAATGGAATGGCAAAACAGTACCTTTGGGCAAAAGGAATCTGCCTCGGAAGAGGGAAAGCATAGGGAGAGAACCATCTCTATCATTGAAGGGAAACCAACAATCGTAAGTGGATCTCTGTGAACTATGAATAAGAATCCCCGTCGTTCACGCAGGGGAGTATGTCAAAATCTTTAATTATTCTAACGATGGGTTCAATCCCTTGTTACACTAGAATTTTAGTCTCGTTTTTAATGGCGAGCGGTCTGCATCAAGAAAAAATAAAGATAAACAAGCTATGGTAACAACGCTCCAAAAGCCTGAATATGACGAAATCCGTCAGGGTGTAAAGGTTCCTGCCAAGGAAACCATCCTAACCCCCCGTTTCTACACCACCGACTTTGACGCGATGGCGAAAATGGATATCTCGATCAATGAAGACGAGCTAGATGCCATCATTCAAGAGTTTCGAGTTGATTACAATCGCCATCATTTCGTGCGAGACGAGCAATTTCAGCAATCCTGGGATCATAT contains:
- a CDS encoding mechanosensitive ion channel family protein — protein: MSSPAQPSLSPSTTRFTLGQSSPRIFSVGDIEFASVHLDGFALFQIASPHFSPSEAELNDNLSPIQRRVQRIEANLYHLVNLGFDPKTLDVRPSILNNLTVIVASDNADLAQQVILTVTEIDAQIDPSSVEELAQRWSQIIHTALIEAQQTRQPEARKRQILTVTAIALGMVLLSVLLMRSQKFLKKRFRTFQKKLKEEIASVSDRPSQGESLNGNLFPQPQTLLAAFRKQANLQQKLTLNIWLRRLERIGLLSIWFGGITMILYVFPETRLGGRSLLLIPLRIFIIWLVLTFMSLLVNFYVNYKLQEWVEEADLFSENYQRRLLRVPTLLDVSRGMISFSCWCLGIIWFLAWKGAFPSSLLTGAGLIGAALTFAFQNLLKDWINGILIITEDQYAVGDMLEFQGFIGIVENMSLRATQIRLGTDGRLITIPHNQILVAHNLSKDWSRVNFMIEVAYDTEVNSAIALMGEVAQKMAVDPQWQEDILEPVSVIGVNQVSHAGIELMMRITVKRLRQWDVEREFRRRLKLTFDEQGIQIGIPKQTLSFSDPDLKEKFPPTDAIAD
- a CDS encoding DUF29 domain-containing protein yields the protein MTTSLYEQDILLWVEDTVNKLKNGDFKNLDIDNLIEEVESLGISQKKELISRLMVLLEHLLKRLYVDLPDDYNGWERTIRNQRNALELLLREAPSLKTRWDDSFIVAWEIALKTVRKEYRQVSFPDHCPYSQSVETTLNEDFWEEN
- a CDS encoding DUF3782 domain-containing protein produces the protein MTTTADDVWRLLAELTTAQKETERRFQETERLLKEQSQETDRLLREQSQETDRRIREVNKQIGDLGGKWGRFVENMVAPACETLFLKRGIPVHQVSQRMKKRLNGQTLEIDVLVTNENHVLVVEVKSSLGVNDVKDLMDDLRRFREFFPEYAQKQLYGAVAGIEIEEGADKYAYRQGLFVLAQAGEAVSILNNPDFEPRNW
- a CDS encoding transposase; protein product: MIVREAKLLNGAKEQYQSLDEAIRTAQFIRNKAVRYWMDNQGVGKADLYVLCKELAKEFPFAKKLNSAARQASAERAWASISSFYSRCRKGEKKKGYPQFKKHCRSVEYKVSGWKLSDDCMKIAFTDGFNAGSFSLYCNKETREDLFRLKINRVRVVRRADGYYAQFCFDADRKEQGEYTGNVVGLDLGLKYFTKDQNDNAVIYPQFLRKSERKLKKAQKRLSKKFVKGAKPQSNNYDKARKRLGKTHLKIQRQRKDWAIKQARNVVASNDVVVYEDLKVSNMVKNHHLAKSISDASWYQFTQWLDYYGKIWDKAVVAVSPHYTSQDCSNCGHRARKSLSTRTHSCPNCGIEICRDTNAAINILKKGMGILGMEWQNSTFGQKESASEEGKHRERTISIIEGKPTIVSGSL